The following proteins come from a genomic window of Burkholderia stabilis:
- a CDS encoding SDR family oxidoreductase: MLLKDKIVVISGIGPGLGVKLAVEAAREGARGVVVAARTMEKLDDAEARIRALGVDCDVLKLKTDITDRAQCRELATQAVERFGRIDALVNSAFVHGTFPEPVEAADLDGWRAVFDTNVFGTMTLTQEVVPHMKRAQRGAIVMINTQATRKPFAGEGGYAVSKGALAVAAKYLARELGVHGIRANSIHMGWMWGVPTQTYFRQAAAEYGMTEEQIIAPIASNIALAKLPTDDDCARAALFLASDYANAVTGATLDANGGDFMP, translated from the coding sequence ATGTTGCTGAAAGACAAGATCGTCGTGATTTCCGGGATCGGGCCGGGGCTCGGTGTGAAGCTCGCAGTGGAAGCCGCGCGCGAGGGTGCGCGCGGCGTGGTCGTGGCGGCACGTACGATGGAGAAGCTCGACGACGCCGAAGCGCGGATTCGCGCGCTCGGCGTCGACTGCGACGTGCTGAAGCTGAAGACCGACATCACCGACCGTGCGCAATGCCGCGAACTCGCGACGCAGGCGGTCGAGCGCTTCGGCCGGATCGACGCGCTCGTGAACAGCGCGTTCGTGCACGGCACGTTTCCCGAGCCGGTCGAGGCGGCCGATCTCGACGGCTGGCGCGCGGTGTTCGACACCAACGTGTTCGGTACGATGACGCTCACGCAGGAAGTCGTGCCGCACATGAAGCGCGCGCAGCGCGGCGCGATCGTGATGATCAACACGCAGGCGACCCGCAAGCCGTTTGCAGGGGAAGGCGGTTACGCTGTTTCGAAGGGGGCGCTCGCAGTTGCGGCAAAATACCTGGCGCGCGAACTCGGCGTGCACGGTATCCGCGCGAACAGCATTCACATGGGCTGGATGTGGGGCGTGCCGACGCAGACGTATTTCCGGCAGGCGGCGGCAGAATACGGGATGACGGAAGAACAGATCATCGCGCCGATCGCGTCGAACATCGCGCTCGCGAAGCTGCCGACCGACGACGATTGCGCGCGTGCGGCGCTGT